Proteins encoded together in one Fluviicola sp. window:
- a CDS encoding YdcF family protein — MSRIKIKHLIYLFLLWFGIHEFVTIADGLTDENSKADIAVIYGNTVNEDGTLSERLKARLDRGIELYRDSLADVLFVSGGLGKEGFYEGTKMQEYLIEKGIPAQKIVVDNQGNNTKQTTLNFIKKFGTEKSVVVVSQYHHISRAKLAFRKAGVENVTGAHVDYFEIRDFYACIREFFGYYAYLLTN, encoded by the coding sequence ATGTCCCGAATAAAGATCAAACACCTCATTTACCTGTTCCTCCTTTGGTTTGGTATTCATGAATTCGTGACTATTGCTGACGGACTGACTGATGAAAACAGCAAAGCGGATATTGCAGTTATTTATGGCAATACCGTGAACGAGGACGGAACTCTTTCTGAAAGGTTAAAAGCAAGACTGGATCGCGGAATTGAATTATATCGCGATTCACTGGCCGATGTATTATTCGTTAGCGGCGGACTTGGAAAAGAAGGCTTTTACGAAGGGACAAAAATGCAAGAATACTTAATTGAAAAAGGAATTCCGGCTCAAAAAATCGTAGTCGACAACCAGGGAAACAACACCAAACAGACAACCCTGAATTTTATCAAAAAATTCGGCACGGAAAAAAGCGTGGTTGTAGTAAGTCAGTACCACCACATATCCCGAGCAAAACTGGCTTTTAGAAAAGCAGGTGTCGAAAACGTAACAGGTGCGCATGTCGATTACTTTGAAATCCGGGACTTTTATGCTTGTATCCGTGAGTTCTTCGGATATTACGCCTACTTATTGACAAATTGA
- a CDS encoding histidine kinase translates to MVSIALFVLSVLFLALLVYCRMLYLKLKEARNAKNDLSLKNHELNARVHAIELSSIRYKLNPHLFKNALNSIQSHAYQTYYSMDKLSGVLDYILYESDQPLVSLQEEMDFAANFIEINRLKLSPLFDLRIRNTINLQDERISNLKILPLITVDLIENAFKHTDFQRNESFISIHLEVVNNEFVLEVSNRISESKPMKKERSGLGIKNLEERLKIAYPDAYELTLKNEQPVFHARLKLKLNG, encoded by the coding sequence ATGGTCTCAATAGCACTTTTTGTCTTGTCGGTATTATTCCTTGCACTTTTGGTGTACTGCAGAATGCTTTACCTGAAACTGAAGGAAGCCAGAAATGCAAAAAATGACCTGAGTTTGAAAAACCACGAACTGAATGCCCGGGTACATGCCATTGAATTGAGTTCCATTCGTTATAAACTCAATCCGCATTTGTTCAAAAACGCATTGAATTCCATTCAGTCACATGCTTACCAGACTTATTACTCCATGGACAAACTTTCAGGCGTACTGGATTACATTTTGTACGAAAGCGATCAGCCGTTGGTCAGTTTGCAGGAAGAAATGGATTTTGCGGCGAATTTCATAGAGATCAACCGCTTGAAATTAAGCCCGTTGTTTGACCTGCGTATCCGCAACACGATCAATTTGCAGGATGAACGGATCAGCAACTTGAAAATCCTGCCGTTGATTACGGTTGACCTCATCGAAAATGCCTTTAAACATACCGATTTCCAGCGCAACGAATCATTCATTTCCATTCACCTGGAAGTCGTTAACAATGAATTTGTGCTGGAAGTCAGCAATCGCATTTCCGAAAGTAAGCCGATGAAAAAAGAGCGCAGTGGTTTGGGAATTAAAAACCTGGAAGAGCGTTTGAAAATTGCTTACCCGGACGCCTACGAACTCACGCTGAAAAATGAGCAACCGGTTTTCCATGCACGCCTCAAATTGAAACTCAATGGATAA
- a CDS encoding response regulator transcription factor — MDKSVLRVVLLDDELLALGYLRSLCEGIPNIEVVKAFDNPVTFLAEVENLSVDFCISDIVMPNLSGLEVAEKLHAIPIIFTTAHNEYAADAFDIEAIDYLRKPVQRERLERAIEKVRNHIEQAKSQATWTVNTNKGKFTIQLSAIVSFSTDTYDRRDKLMFLENGDELVVKNKSFDQLLQELAGISFIRISKSELISKDFIQGYQGDVVLSKIRNKEGKYREFNLSENYRKSFVETFNH, encoded by the coding sequence ATGGATAAGTCGGTGCTTCGGGTGGTGTTGCTGGACGACGAATTGCTGGCATTGGGATATTTAAGATCCTTGTGCGAGGGCATTCCCAACATCGAGGTAGTGAAAGCTTTCGATAACCCGGTCACTTTCCTGGCTGAAGTTGAAAACCTCTCTGTTGACTTTTGCATTTCCGATATCGTAATGCCGAACCTGAGCGGACTGGAAGTTGCTGAAAAACTGCACGCCATTCCGATCATTTTCACAACGGCCCATAATGAATATGCCGCAGATGCTTTCGACATTGAAGCCATTGATTATTTGAGAAAACCGGTACAGCGCGAACGCCTGGAACGGGCCATTGAAAAAGTGAGAAACCACATTGAGCAGGCTAAAAGCCAGGCAACCTGGACGGTAAACACCAACAAAGGAAAATTTACCATCCAGCTTTCTGCCATTGTCAGTTTTTCAACCGATACTTACGACCGCAGAGACAAATTGATGTTCCTGGAAAACGGAGACGAATTGGTTGTCAAGAACAAATCATTCGACCAGTTATTGCAGGAATTAGCCGGTATTTCATTCATCCGCATCTCTAAATCCGAATTGATTTCCAAAGATTTCATCCAGGGTTATCAGGGGGATGTTGTACTGAGCAAAATCCGGAACAAGGAAGGAAAATACCGGGAATTCAACCTCAGCGAAAACTACCGCAAAAGCTTCGTAGAAACCTTCAACCATTAA
- a CDS encoding cation:proton antiporter, producing the protein MRNLRNLLFYILTIGGFAALIFGIIQWGKPLEASKVTTVIKPEVTASTWQQFTETYYHNLTHPLAILLLQIVTIIVVARIFGFFCRKIGQPSVIGEIAAGIFLGPSFIGMYFPDFTHFVFPDKSMDNLKFLSQIGLILFMFVVGMELELKTLKNKANDAVVISHASIIFPFTLGVGLAYLLYSEFAPANINFLSFALFIGISMSITAFPVLARIVQERGLTKTRLGSIVITCAAADDITAWCILAAVIAIVKAGSVLSAIYIIIMAVAYVFVMLKIVQPFLKRLGDKHSNKESLSKPVVAIFFITLLVSAFATEVIGIHALFGAFLAGVIMPSNMNFRTIFIEKIEDVAILLLLPLFFVFTGLRTQIGLLDDWHLWTIALLIIAVATVGKFVGSAFAAKFVGQSWRDSLIIGALMNTRGLMELIVLNIGYDLGVLSDEIFAMLVIMALVTTFMTGPFLDLINKFIPEKKTAEEIQDSQKLSTKYSILLSFGSPERGRTLLRLANSLIRKSPENANITALHVSLSNDLNQFNAEQYERESFAPITEESNKLHQPVVTLFKPTVDIDKEITDTSNTGNFDLLLIGIGSSVFEGSLLGRILGFTTKLINPERLYETITGKEPLFENTVFDERTRQLIKNAKLPVGIVIDKELDKVENVFLPIFSIHDSFLLVYAQKLIHHSDARVTIIDSSGIVKTHPELKESIRMIEQVAPNHISLQTEPRLDKEFMHQQDLMLISHDSWKKAVETQSLWLTNTPSVLILKP; encoded by the coding sequence ATGCGTAATCTCAGAAATCTCTTGTTTTACATTCTTACCATCGGTGGTTTCGCCGCTTTAATTTTCGGAATTATTCAATGGGGAAAACCCCTGGAAGCCTCAAAAGTTACAACTGTCATCAAACCGGAGGTAACTGCTTCTACCTGGCAACAATTTACAGAGACGTATTATCACAATCTGACTCACCCGCTTGCAATCTTGCTTTTGCAAATCGTTACGATCATTGTTGTTGCACGAATCTTCGGATTCTTTTGCAGAAAGATCGGGCAGCCGTCCGTAATCGGAGAAATTGCAGCTGGTATCTTCCTGGGACCATCTTTTATTGGCATGTATTTTCCGGATTTTACCCATTTTGTATTCCCGGATAAATCCATGGACAATCTGAAATTCCTGAGCCAAATCGGTTTGATCCTCTTCATGTTCGTGGTAGGAATGGAATTAGAACTGAAAACACTTAAAAACAAAGCAAACGATGCCGTTGTAATCAGTCATGCAAGCATTATTTTTCCTTTCACATTAGGCGTAGGGCTCGCTTATCTGCTTTATTCGGAATTCGCTCCGGCAAACATAAACTTTCTCTCATTCGCATTATTCATCGGGATCTCCATGAGTATCACTGCTTTTCCCGTATTGGCAAGAATTGTACAGGAACGCGGATTAACCAAAACCCGTTTGGGATCTATTGTCATTACCTGTGCTGCAGCTGATGATATCACGGCATGGTGTATTTTAGCAGCTGTAATCGCAATCGTAAAAGCAGGTTCGGTTCTAAGCGCTATTTACATTATCATCATGGCTGTTGCCTATGTTTTCGTCATGTTGAAAATCGTGCAGCCATTCTTAAAACGCTTAGGAGATAAACATTCCAATAAGGAAAGCTTGAGCAAACCGGTAGTCGCTATTTTCTTCATTACCCTGCTGGTTTCTGCTTTTGCAACGGAAGTAATTGGAATCCATGCACTGTTCGGTGCGTTCCTGGCCGGTGTTATCATGCCTTCCAACATGAATTTCAGGACCATATTTATTGAAAAAATAGAAGATGTTGCCATTTTACTGCTGCTCCCGCTCTTCTTTGTATTTACAGGCCTCAGAACACAAATCGGTTTATTGGATGACTGGCACTTGTGGACTATTGCACTATTGATTATTGCGGTAGCAACTGTCGGGAAATTCGTTGGATCTGCTTTTGCTGCCAAATTCGTCGGGCAATCCTGGAGAGACAGCTTAATTATAGGAGCTTTGATGAATACCCGCGGACTGATGGAATTGATCGTTCTTAATATCGGGTATGATTTGGGAGTACTCTCCGATGAGATTTTTGCCATGTTGGTGATCATGGCATTGGTGACCACATTCATGACCGGCCCGTTCCTGGACTTGATCAATAAATTTATACCCGAAAAGAAAACAGCAGAAGAAATCCAGGACAGCCAGAAGCTTTCAACGAAATATTCGATCCTGCTTTCCTTCGGAAGCCCGGAAAGAGGAAGAACCCTGCTGCGACTCGCTAACAGTCTTATTCGTAAATCCCCGGAAAATGCAAATATCACTGCATTGCACGTTTCTTTGAGTAACGACCTGAACCAGTTCAATGCAGAGCAATACGAACGTGAGAGTTTCGCTCCGATCACCGAAGAATCCAACAAATTACACCAGCCCGTGGTAACTTTATTCAAACCGACAGTAGACATTGATAAGGAAATTACGGATACTTCCAATACGGGAAATTTCGACCTGTTATTGATCGGTATCGGAAGCTCTGTCTTCGAAGGCTCTTTATTGGGAAGAATTCTGGGATTCACCACCAAGTTGATCAACCCGGAACGCTTATACGAAACAATTACCGGGAAAGAACCTTTGTTCGAGAACACGGTTTTTGATGAGCGTACACGTCAATTGATCAAAAATGCCAAATTGCCTGTTGGAATTGTGATTGATAAAGAACTGGATAAGGTAGAAAATGTATTCCTTCCTATTTTCTCCATTCACGACAGTTTCCTGTTGGTTTACGCCCAAAAACTAATCCATCACAGCGATGCGCGGGTAACGATCATTGATTCTTCGGGGATTGTAAAAACACACCCGGAACTGAAAGAATCGATCCGGATGATCGAACAGGTTGCGCCGAACCACATTTCGCTGCAAACCGAACCGCGCCTGGATAAAGAATTTATGCATCAGCAAGACTTGATGCTTATCAGTCACGACAGCTGGAAAAAAGCAGTAGAAACACAAAGCCTGTGGCTCACAAATACCCCTTCAGTGCTTATTCTAAAACCATAA
- a CDS encoding DUF4476 domain-containing protein, whose translation MKHFFTCLLLLFVAQWTTAQQNTNLVFFSEQGQQFYVILNGIQQNPNPETNVRVTNLIQPYYKVKVKFTDGITPDIDKTLNFNQGTETTYSIKSNNKGEIVLRWMSEVPIAQAPRPIGGQNVIVYHDTPLPATTVTQTTVISNTTTNPGTTDQMNVGINVSDPMTGGANINMNINVNETGMNTQTQSTTTTYSTTTTTTSGNVGTVQSGNVGTVQSGYVMPGYNGNVGCNGYPMTENRFNEVVRSIESKGFDDSKLTMSKQVISTNCMTSNQVKRLMMLFSFEDTRLDLAKYAYGYTYDIGNYYQLNDAFKFESSIEELNEYTNGFRR comes from the coding sequence ATGAAACATTTTTTTACTTGCTTACTGTTATTATTCGTTGCTCAATGGACAACTGCCCAACAAAACACAAACCTGGTGTTTTTCTCAGAGCAAGGACAGCAATTCTATGTTATTTTGAATGGAATTCAGCAAAACCCGAATCCGGAAACGAACGTACGTGTTACGAACCTGATCCAGCCTTACTACAAGGTAAAAGTGAAATTTACAGATGGAATCACTCCGGATATTGACAAGACCCTGAATTTCAACCAGGGGACAGAGACAACCTACTCTATCAAAAGCAACAACAAAGGAGAAATCGTTTTGAGATGGATGAGCGAAGTTCCGATTGCTCAGGCACCGAGACCAATAGGTGGTCAGAACGTAATTGTTTATCACGATACACCTCTTCCGGCTACGACGGTAACTCAAACAACGGTTATTTCCAATACAACAACAAATCCGGGAACTACCGACCAGATGAACGTGGGAATCAATGTCAGCGACCCGATGACCGGTGGAGCAAACATCAACATGAACATCAATGTGAACGAAACAGGGATGAATACTCAAACCCAAAGTACAACAACTACTTATTCCACAACGACCACAACTACTTCCGGTAACGTTGGTACTGTTCAGTCAGGAAATGTAGGAACTGTTCAATCCGGTTACGTAATGCCTGGTTACAACGGAAATGTAGGATGCAACGGTTACCCGATGACTGAAAACCGTTTCAACGAAGTGGTGAGATCCATTGAATCTAAAGGGTTTGATGATTCCAAATTGACGATGTCGAAACAAGTAATCAGCACCAATTGTATGACCAGCAACCAGGTAAAACGCCTGATGATGTTGTTCAGCTTTGAAGATACGCGTTTGGATTTGGCTAAATATGCATACGGATATACATACGATATCGGAAATTACTACCAATTGAACGACGCTTTCAAATTCGAGTCCAGCATTGAGGAATTGAATGAATATACAAACGGATTCAGAAGATAA
- a CDS encoding cation:proton antiporter: protein MNGLFEQFSKEFQNLIGEFKLPLENPILTFSLLLLIILFSPIILRRIKIPALIGLIISGVIIGPNGFQLISEANMKTGFVNMFARIGLLYIMFMAGLELDMQEFRRYRNKSLAFGALTFFIPLLLGYPTCRYALGLNEMASLLTASMFATHTLVAYPIVSKFGISKMEAVAIAIGGTILTDTAVLIILAVISGSDHGVINTSVLVHLGITLSIFSLIMFWGVPKISRWFLSKLESEKSSQFIYVLSILFFAAFLAEVAGIEGIIGAFVAGLVMNRLIPHSSTLMNRIEFIGNALFIPFFLISIGMVVNVKALANEPWAWAVAGILSTFAIFSKFLAALITQLIFKMNRPERQVIFGLSTAHAAATLAVINVGYNMKILDIEIVNGTVILILITSMTASFVTENAGKKLRISQTKNEPLEGPSMRSQHVLVAANELRGNEALLDFSVLITDRTVMNPISVVSVLENDEEAEMRIRRSRKHIDDFITHYNSGEINVHAMATIDHNLSSGISRVSKELVADIVLINDNSKINLLKRLIGDDRDHLLSVCEKTVFFCLFNHAFASYRKIAIVCPAYAELEQDCNQWLERVMRISKELNVDMDVYSTRETFEKVKAYRTYRKFSADLTHFQIESPEDMLEKLSGFNENQLFISVFARSGSVSAFPGMESLPQRMEKENSNLDHIFIYPSQSAADLSYAAYDDMSGSPLAAGVETIQRLSKEVGGMFKKNEE, encoded by the coding sequence ATGAACGGGTTATTTGAACAATTTTCCAAAGAATTCCAAAACCTCATCGGTGAGTTTAAATTGCCTTTGGAAAATCCTATCCTTACTTTTTCATTGCTTTTGCTGATTATTCTTTTTTCTCCGATTATTTTGAGAAGAATCAAGATTCCTGCGCTGATCGGTTTGATTATCTCCGGGGTAATCATCGGTCCGAACGGTTTTCAGTTAATCTCGGAAGCAAATATGAAAACAGGCTTTGTAAACATGTTTGCCCGCATCGGTTTGCTTTACATCATGTTCATGGCCGGTCTGGAACTCGATATGCAGGAATTCAGACGCTACCGCAACAAGTCGCTTGCTTTCGGCGCATTGACTTTTTTCATTCCGCTCCTGTTGGGATATCCGACCTGCAGATATGCTTTGGGACTGAATGAAATGGCGAGTTTATTGACTGCAAGCATGTTTGCCACCCATACATTGGTCGCCTACCCGATTGTTTCCAAATTCGGTATTTCGAAAATGGAAGCTGTTGCTATTGCCATTGGAGGAACCATTCTCACGGACACAGCGGTTTTAATCATCCTGGCAGTTATTTCAGGATCCGATCATGGAGTCATCAATACGAGCGTATTGGTGCATTTAGGTATTACACTTTCCATTTTCAGCCTGATCATGTTTTGGGGAGTTCCCAAAATTTCGCGCTGGTTCCTCAGTAAACTGGAATCTGAAAAATCTTCCCAGTTCATTTACGTTTTATCGATCCTTTTCTTCGCTGCATTCCTGGCGGAAGTTGCCGGAATCGAAGGAATCATCGGCGCTTTCGTTGCCGGATTGGTCATGAACCGCCTCATTCCCCACTCTTCTACTTTGATGAACCGGATTGAGTTCATCGGGAATGCCCTGTTCATTCCTTTTTTCCTGATCTCAATCGGAATGGTTGTGAATGTAAAGGCCCTGGCAAACGAACCCTGGGCATGGGCAGTTGCCGGAATCCTGAGTACTTTTGCGATCTTCAGCAAGTTTTTGGCTGCGCTCATCACTCAGCTGATCTTCAAAATGAATCGCCCGGAACGACAGGTCATATTCGGACTAAGTACTGCACACGCTGCTGCTACATTAGCTGTAATCAATGTGGGGTACAACATGAAAATCCTGGACATTGAGATCGTGAACGGAACCGTAATCCTGATCCTGATTACCAGTATGACCGCTTCTTTCGTGACCGAAAATGCCGGGAAGAAATTGCGGATTTCCCAAACGAAAAACGAACCGCTGGAAGGGCCTTCCATGCGCAGCCAGCACGTTTTGGTAGCCGCCAATGAGTTGAGAGGAAACGAAGCCTTGCTGGATTTTTCCGTTTTGATCACCGACAGAACGGTTATGAACCCTATTTCTGTAGTCAGCGTACTGGAAAATGACGAAGAAGCAGAAATGCGAATCCGCCGTTCCCGGAAGCACATCGATGATTTCATTACGCACTACAACAGCGGCGAGATCAATGTTCACGCCATGGCAACGATCGATCACAATTTATCGAGCGGAATCTCACGTGTTTCCAAAGAATTGGTAGCCGATATTGTACTCATCAATGACAACTCCAAAATCAACCTGCTCAAAAGATTGATTGGTGACGATCGCGATCATTTATTGAGTGTTTGTGAGAAAACCGTGTTCTTTTGTCTCTTCAACCATGCATTTGCAAGCTACCGGAAAATTGCCATCGTTTGCCCGGCTTATGCGGAATTGGAACAGGATTGCAACCAATGGCTGGAACGCGTCATGCGTATTTCAAAAGAACTGAACGTAGACATGGACGTTTACAGCACCCGGGAAACTTTTGAGAAAGTAAAGGCTTACCGCACTTACCGTAAATTCAGTGCAGACCTGACACATTTCCAGATCGAATCTCCGGAAGACATGCTTGAAAAATTATCCGGTTTCAATGAAAACCAATTGTTCATCTCTGTCTTTGCCCGTTCAGGATCCGTTTCTGCGTTCCCTGGTATGGAATCCTTGCCGCAACGTATGGAAAAAGAAAACAGCAACCTCGACCATATCTTCATTTACCCTTCTCAAAGTGCAGCGGATTTGTCCTACGCAGCTTATGACGACATGAGCGGAAGCCCGCTTGCAGCCGGTGTTGAAACCATTCAGCGTTTATCCAAAGAAGTGGGCGGAATGTTTAAGAAGAATGAAGAATAA
- a CDS encoding DUF4919 domain-containing protein, which produces MKNQFILLLLLIISATSFGQTSNEVIIPPFQDKYSEYVKKLEAGETAINYQDFRFSFIESEQFVVASGKSEEMDSLKKEMTVQMKASNSPEIIRITKQILSIDYTDMMAHKILKQTYKIIGDTTNAARYKTIQFGLLNSIVKNGDGQTCATAWPVIQVKEEYFVLQMVDAQLQEQSVDRKNGLCDRMEVKVEGKKKTYYFEITKVFEGYKKLGL; this is translated from the coding sequence ATGAAAAATCAATTTATCCTGCTTCTCCTATTAATTATAAGTGCCACATCTTTCGGTCAAACTTCTAATGAAGTGATCATTCCTCCTTTCCAGGATAAGTATTCTGAATACGTAAAGAAACTTGAAGCCGGAGAAACAGCTATCAATTACCAGGATTTCCGTTTCAGTTTTATTGAAAGCGAACAATTCGTGGTAGCAAGTGGGAAATCAGAAGAAATGGACAGTCTCAAAAAAGAAATGACTGTTCAGATGAAGGCCTCCAATTCACCGGAAATTATCCGCATTACAAAGCAGATTTTGAGTATTGATTATACCGATATGATGGCTCATAAGATTCTGAAACAGACTTATAAAATAATTGGAGACACCACTAATGCTGCCAGGTATAAAACAATCCAATTCGGGCTGTTAAATTCCATTGTGAAAAATGGAGACGGTCAAACTTGCGCTACAGCCTGGCCGGTTATTCAGGTAAAGGAAGAATATTTCGTCCTTCAAATGGTTGATGCACAATTGCAGGAGCAAAGTGTCGATCGAAAAAACGGATTATGTGATCGAATGGAAGTGAAAGTGGAAGGCAAAAAGAAAACCTATTATTTCGAAATCACGAAAGTCTTCGAGGGATATAAGAAGCTTGGATTATAA
- a CDS encoding MmcQ/YjbR family DNA-binding protein yields the protein MTNFSLLNEYALSLPEATAEPHFDKVSYRVRKKIFATVNPANAFFVVKLTVMQQSLFCKWDESACHPTPDKWGLQGWTRVYFEKVEEDFLKDIVKTSYSNVAPKKLVEKL from the coding sequence ATGACGAATTTTTCGCTTCTGAATGAATATGCCTTGTCGCTGCCTGAAGCAACGGCGGAACCGCATTTCGATAAAGTATCCTATCGTGTCCGGAAGAAAATTTTTGCGACCGTGAATCCGGCCAATGCATTTTTTGTGGTGAAACTGACCGTTATGCAGCAGTCCCTGTTTTGCAAATGGGATGAAAGTGCTTGTCATCCGACTCCCGACAAATGGGGCTTGCAGGGGTGGACCCGTGTTTATTTCGAAAAAGTGGAAGAAGATTTTTTAAAAGACATCGTGAAAACTTCCTATTCGAATGTGGCGCCGAAGAAGTTGGTGGAGAAGTTATAA
- a CDS encoding heavy metal-associated domain-containing protein, with the protein MKNSLLILALLVVSSFAFGQKPAGKVETVVIMTSAECGECKERIEGALNYTKGVKFAELDVESRKLTMKFKNDVITLDEIKKQLSALGYNADEVKADPAAYEKLPACCKAGGMEHIEHD; encoded by the coding sequence ATGAAAAATAGTTTGTTAATATTGGCCCTTCTAGTTGTAAGCAGTTTTGCATTTGGCCAGAAACCAGCGGGAAAAGTGGAAACCGTGGTGATTATGACGAGTGCCGAATGCGGGGAATGCAAAGAACGAATCGAAGGCGCGTTGAATTATACAAAAGGAGTAAAATTCGCAGAATTAGATGTGGAATCGCGAAAATTGACTATGAAATTCAAAAACGATGTGATCACATTGGATGAGATTAAGAAGCAACTTTCGGCGCTTGGTTACAATGCGGATGAGGTAAAAGCAGATCCGGCAGCGTATGAAAAATTACCGGCTTGTTGTAAAGCGGGTGGAATGGAACACATTGAACATGATTAA